One window from the genome of Yamadazyma tenuis chromosome 7, complete sequence encodes:
- the NGL2 gene encoding RNA exonuclease ngl2 (EggNog:ENOG503NTWQ; COG:K) yields the protein MASTPAGEPSIPAYDAITSDGVSKKQKMKGKKKSMDPSKLTPEYIEEQRRLRNIKKEQKKQQLIAQGYNPEQLETNEALRYKTREFVSVGSNSEVGENFKVKIMTYNILAQALIRRKLFPTSGNALKWSTRSQVLLSEMKHYDADILCLQELDFIQYNSFWKQELSNLGYNSKFNRGGSKNHGVCIFFKNDIFVFKHQSFIDYDREESGTIFPRTITQNVGLLACLEFTPKIRSQYKLSRNGIIIGTTHLFWHPFGTYERTRQTYLVLKKTKEFVHTMNVVKENDLGWYTFFAGDFNSQPFDTPYLSVTSKPVHYSSRAKTVISCSLSFQYSKNRGIKESEAEKNSEDEEEGGNIEKFGKDQPRDPVPESFVATEEQLQLVNAMENLHNNLDVRAISLYSVAYKHVDPKNAGADNERNEPMYSNWAHSWRGLLDYIFVISSWDLSEDYSKKIDSIDELANTENIRLTKLLRLPRGEEMGEEPSGQPRLGQYPSDHFCLMAEVELL from the coding sequence ATGGCATCTACTCCAGCTGGCGAGCCTAGCATTCCCGCTTATGATGCTATAACCAGTGATGGTGTTTCCAAGAAACAGAAAATGAAGGGCAAAAAGAAGTCCATGGATCCCTCAAAATTGACTCCAGAATacattgaagaacaaagaagaCTACGGAACATCAAAAAAGAACAGAAAAAGCAACAGCTTATTGCACAAGGATACAATCCTGAGCAGCTCGAAACCAATGAAGCTCTCCGTTACAAAACCAGAGAGTTTGTTTCTGTAGGATCCAATTCTGAAGTAGGTGAGAACTTTAAGGTGAAAATTATGACCTACAATATCTTGGCCCAGGCATTGATTAGAAGAAAGCTATTCCCTACTAGTGGGAACGCTTTGAAATGGAGTACCAGATCTCAGGTGTTGCTTTCTGAAATGAAACATTATGATGCAGACATATTATGTCTACAAGAATTGGATTTTATCCAGTATAACTCTTTTTGGAAGCAGGAGCTACTGAATTTGGGGTATAACTCTAAATTCAACCGAGGTGGTTCCAAAAACCACGGAGTCTgcattttcttcaagaatgatATATTTGTATTCAAACATCAAAGTTTCATTGATTATGACCGGGAAGAATCTGGGACAATTTTCCCGAGAACTATCACCCAAAATGTCGGATTATTGGCCTGTTTAGAGTTCACACCAAAAATCCGATCCCAGTACAAATTAAGTCGAAATGGAATTATAATTGGTACCACTCACTTGTTTTGGCATCCATTTGGCACGTATGAAAGAACCAGACAAACTTATCTTGTTCTCAAAAAGACCAAAGAATTTGTCCACACAATGAATGTGGTGAAAGAAAACGACTTGGGATGGTATACGTTTTTCGCCGGAGACTTTAACTCCCAGCCGTTTGATACCCCATATTTATCTGTAACTTCTAAGCCTGTACATTATAGTTCCAGAGCTAAAACAGTCATCAGCTGCTCATTGTCGTTCCAATATTCAAAGAACAGAGGAATCAAAGAGTCCGAAGCTGAAAAGAATTCTGAAGACGAGGAAGAAGGGGGTAACATCGAAAAATTTGGTAAAGACCAACCAAGAGACCCAGTCCCCGAATCCTTTGTGGCTACTGAAGAACAACTACAATTGGTTAATGCAATGGAAAATTTGCATAATAATCTCGATGTGAGAGCGATTTCCCTCTACTCGGTAGCGTACAAACATGTTGACCCCAAGAATGCCGGTGCTGATAATGAAAGGAATGAGCCGATGTATTCGAATTGGGCACACTCTTGGAGAGGTTTATTGGACTATATATTTGTCATTTCAAGTTGGGACCTATCTGAAGACTACTCCAAAAAGATTGACCTGATAGATGAATTGGCCAACACAGAAAACATAAGACTAACTAAGCTTTTAAGGTTGCCAAGAGGTGAAGAAATGGGTGAAGAGCCTTCGGGACAACCAAGGCTTGGGCAATATCCTTCTGACCATTTCTGCTTGATGGCAGAGGTGGAATTACTTTGA
- the SEC20 gene encoding Protein transport protein sec20 (COG:U; EggNog:ENOG503NXYN) translates to MTVPAGIKSYLDELDFLQERVFDKIESITNINESKEASENISIEFTRSKISKEVTKLILQFEELVTVLNAQILNYRDIKEVQVLGEVYKDKLVHLRIDLREAQMESYRQEEEIVHKQRVKKFGTVPERPKTMEEMKHELFEGRSQEEENRLREKSAEDQLVEQNKSITATLQSTRQLMTTSIVQTELNIDSLEQQTKDLSAFDILLNELTSTLRKSGNIVKFIEKQDKQDKYRIYLSIGFLLVCCAWVVWRRILKVPVKILLWSILRIFRVFLWFLPKSTEKDILESVDVSTGISIATATFTASSIDTQSMASEETVVQTWEQIVETATSLIKDEL, encoded by the coding sequence ATGACAGTGCCAGCAGGGATTAAAAGCTATCTCGATGAGTTGGACTTTCTTCAGGAACGAGTATTCGACAAGATTGAATCCATAACCAATATCAATGAATCGAAGGAAGCCTCTGAGAATATCTCTATTGAGTTTACCCGATCTAAgatttccaaagaagtcaCGAAGTTGATACTAcagtttgaagaattggtaACGGTGCTCAACGCCCAGATCCTCAATTATAGAGACATCAAAGAAGTACAAGTGTTGGGAGAGGTGTATAAAGATAAACTTGTCCATCTAAGAATCGACTTAAGAGAAGCACAAATGGAGTCATATCggcaagaagaagagattgttCACAAACAGCGAGTGAAGAAGTTTGGCACAGTACCAGAAAGACCCAAGACCATGGAAGAAATGAAACATGAACTATTTGAAGGAAGGCTGCAAGAAGAGGAAAACAGATTAAGAGAAAAGAGTGCTGAAGATCAACTCGTAGAGCAAAATAAGAGTATTACTGCGACATTACAAAGCACCAGACAGCTTATGACCACCTCCATAGTACAGACTGAGTTGAATATCGACTCATTGGAACAACAGACGAAGGACTTGAGTGCTTTTGATATTTTGTTGAATGAGTTGACGTCTACTTTAAGAAAGTCAGGGAATATagtcaagttcattgaaaagCAAGACAAACAAGACAAGTACAGAATCTACTTGAGCATAGGCTTTTTATTGGTATGTTGTGCCTGGGTAGTGTGGagaagaatcttgaagGTTCCAGTGAAGATTCTTTTATGGTCAATATTGAGGATATTCAGAGTATTCTTGTGGTTCCTACCTAAATCAACCGAGAAAGACATACTTGAGAGTGTCGATGTTAGTACTGGCATTTCAATAGCCACTGCCACTTTCACCGCATCAAGCATTGACACGCAGAGTATGGCATCAGAGGAAACGGTTGTTCAAACATGGGAACAAATTGTCGAGACCGCTACATCACTAATAAAAGACGAACTTTGA
- a CDS encoding dehydrogenase/oxidoreductase (EggNog:ENOG503NVK5; COG:S): MSPKNLNIAVIGTGIFANDAHLPTFNKIPYLTPIACYNRTKAKAETFAERANIDKSKVYDSLEKAFEDKEVDFVDALLPVQFNLDVVKLAVKHNKPLALEKPVAANLTQAAEIVKIAESTDLPIGILENWAFYNAVGALQDQLPKIGDVTAFTYKSTGPWNTNNKYLATTWRQKPEHVGGFLSDGGVHQMTLLTEVLGSVETISANTVQLREESGDQDTLFSTIKLQSGAIGTFVYGSAFGASEKKLEFAIYGKNGSLVYTLAPAEGKPSLVIRIGKDGNSGESQTIAVEEGDSYEKEFVNFADAVTANDKSVIAISPRKAFHHLAIVDAALKSSKDNGASVTIQNP, translated from the coding sequence ATGTCTCCTAAAAACTTAAACATCGCTGTCATCGGTACAGGTATTTTTGCTAATGATGCCCACTTGCCTACCTTTAACAAGATCCCCTACCTCACGCCAATTGCCTGTTACAACAGAACCAAGGCCAAAGCTGAGACCTTTGCTGAAAGGGCCAACATCGATAAATCCAAGGTCTACGACTCTTTGGAAAAAGCCTTCGAAGACAAGGAAGTAGACTTTGTGGATGCCTTGCTACCAGTAcaattcaacttggacgTCGTCAAGTTGGCAGTTAAGCACAATAAGCCATTGGCATTGGAAAAGCCTGTGGCTGCCAATTTAACACAGGCTGCTGAAATCGTCAAAATTGCTGAATCTACTGACTTGCCAATTGGTATTTTGGAAAACTGGGCCTTCTACAATGCTGTCGGAGCCCTCCAAGACCAATTGCCCAAAATCGGCGACGTTACGGCTTTCACTTACAAATCAACTGGTCCTTGgaataccaacaacaagtaTTTGGCTACCACTTGGAGACAGAAACCTGAACATGTTGGAGGATTCTTGAGTGATGGAGGTGTTCATCAAATGACCTTGTTGACTGAAGTGTTGGGATCTGTTGAAACGATTTCGGCCAATACGGTGCAGTTGCGTGAAGAAAGTGGTGATCAAGACACCTTGTTCTCTACTATCAAGTTGCAAAGTGGAGCCATCGGTACATTTGTCTATGGATCAGCCTTTGGTGCATctgaaaagaagttggagtttgcTATTTACGGTAAAAATGGGTCGCTTGTCTATACTTTGGCACCCGCGGAAGGAAAgccttctttggtgatcaGAATTGGCAAAGATGGCAACTCTGGTGAATCACAAACAATCgctgttgaagaaggagacTCGTATGAAAAAGAATTCGTTAACTTTGCAGATGCCGTGACTGCCAACGATAAGTCGGTGATTGCAATTTCCCCAAGAAAAGCGTTCCATCACTTGGCGATCGTGGATGCTGCTTTGAAGAGTTCCAAGGACAACGGTGCTTCTGTAACCATCCAGAATCCATAG
- the MOB1 gene encoding Mitotic exit network component (EggNog:ENOG503NYK1; COG:D), producing the protein MSTLAIRVQNDFASVKYGLELEHTSGSGVVFPSDSFGLEENLASTFVHLEYTMPFTFSVYSRKVLDLNYEYIKKNLLLVILDRSEVPRLLVAHLHSLQKLCLHKYITAHMLKYPADQVPSTPTGSKLQGNNISPVSSQYQTQQPQPYQTINLQNDGRNVSSHKDIRSFAEQTLGSQNALYQAVKLPQDEDINEWLAVHVVDFYNQINMLYGTITEFCSPKTCPRMIATEEYEYLWQETNPTMNGSSSPKRPVSLPACEYIENLMNWIQGFFDNDNIFPSKMGAPFPQQFPTLVKTIFKRLFRIYAHIYCHHFHEITELGLQSHLNTSLKHYVLFSKEFDLIQTKDYGPLEDLVDHMLMKN; encoded by the exons ATGAGCACTCTAGCAATACGAGTGCAAAACGACTTTGCCTCAGTGAAGTATGGATTAGAGTTGGAACACACCTCAGGTAGCGGAGTTGTGTTTCCTAGTGATAGTTTTGGA CTCGAAGAGAATT TGGCTTCGACGTTTGTTCACTTGGAGTATACAATGCCCTTTACATTTTCAGTCTACTCCAGAAAAGTATTGGACTTAAACTACGAGTACATAAAGAAAAACCTACTCCTTGTTATATTGGATAGATCAGAAGTGCCTAGATTGTTAGTGGCCCATCTCCATAGTCTCCAAAAGCTATGTCTTCACAAGTATATTACTGCCCATATGCTCAA ATATCCTGCGGACCAGGTTCCTTCTACCCCAACTGGTAGTAAACTTCAAGGCAATAACATATCTCCAGTGTCATCCCAGTATCAAACTCAGCAACCTCAACCATACCAAACCATCAATTTACAAAACGATGGAAGGAATGTGAGCTCTCATAAAGATATTAGAAGCTTTGCAGAACAAACCCTAGGTTCTCAAAATGCATTGTACCAGGCAGTGAAGTTGCCTCAAGACGAAGATATCAACGAATGGTTGGCTGTTCATGTAGTGGACTTTTACAATCAAATCAATATGTTGTATGGAACCATCACAGAATTTTGTTCACCCAAAACTTGTCCCAGAATGATTGCTACAGAAGAGTACGAGTATTTATGGCAGGaaacaaatccaacaatGAACGGGCTGTCCTCCCCTAAGAGACCGGTGTCATTACCTGCTTGTGAATACATTGAGAATTTGATGAACTGGATCCAAGGATTCTTCGATAATGATAACATCTTCCCTTCAAAGATGGGTGCTCCATTCCCACAGCAATTCCCTACTTTAGTGAAGACCATTTTCAAGAGGCTATTCAGAATTTATGCCCATATATACTGTCATCACTTCCATGAGATTACAGAGTTGGGATTACAGTCTCACTTAAACACCAGTCTAAAGCATTATGTTTTGTTCAGTAAAGAGTTCGACTTGATCCAAACAAAAGACTATGGTCCATTAGAGGATTTAGTTGACCatatgttgatgaaaaattga
- a CDS encoding uncharacterized protein (EggNog:ENOG503P45J; COG:S): protein MPMKYKPAVEGKAVKPPQIPSPGNNSFLGDIFTSTNEKDKQISCGFYKQEAGEPLVYTYDYEEMKVFLEVEGEYTITDETGYKVTVSPGDVFYFTNGATITFETTGYGLAFFTGLRPAM, encoded by the coding sequence ATGCCTATGAAATACAAACCAGCTGTCGAAGGAAAGGCCGTTAAGCCTCCTCAAATTCCTTCTCCAGGCAACAATTCGTTCTTGGGAGACATCTTCACTTCTACCAACGAAAAAGACAAGCAAATTAGTTGTGGTTTTTACAAGCAAGAAGCAGGTGAGCCTTTGGTTTACACCTACGACTATGAGGAAAtgaaggtgtttttggaggtCGAAGGTGAGTATACCATCACTGATGAAACCGGATACAAGGTGACTGTGTCTCCAGGAGACGTGTTTTACTTCACCAACGGAGCCACTATCACTTTCGAGACTACTGGTTACGGTTTGGCTTTCTTTACTGGTTTAAGACCAGCTATGTGA
- the ADE12 gene encoding Adenylosuccinate synthase (COG:F; EggNog:ENOG503NWD9), with protein sequence MLDVVLGSQWGDEGKGKLVDILCDDIDVCARCQGGNNAGHTIVVDGVKYDFHLLPSGLVNPKCLNLIGSGVVVHVPSLFEELENLEKKGLFCRDRLFISSRCHLVFDFHQRTDKLKEAELSATKKSIGTTGKGIGPTYSTKASRSGIRVHHLVSEEPGAWDEFKVRYQRLVESRYKRYGDFDYDVESELKKYEGYRELLKPFVVDAVDFVHKAIADDKKILVEGANALMLDLDYGTYPYVTSSATGIGGVLTGLGVPPRTINNVYGVVKAYTTRVGEGPFPTEQLNEVGETLQDVGAEFGVTTGRKRRCGWLDLVVLKYSNLINGYTALNITKLDVLDKFKDIKVGVSYSYKGKTLSSFPEDLTLLGKVEVEYVTLPGWETDITKVKNYDDLPENAKKYLDYIETFVGVPVKWVGTGPARDSMLKKH encoded by the coding sequence ATGTTGGACGTCGTTTTAGGCTCCCAATGGGGGGATGAAGGTAAAGGAAAGTTGGTGGACATTTTATGTGACGACATCGATGTTTGTGCTAGATGTCAAGGAGGTAATAACGCCGGGCATACCATCGTTGTAGATGGAGTCAAATACGATTTCCACTTGTTGCCCTCAGGATTGGTCAACCCTAAAtgcttgaacttgattggTTCGGGTGTGGTTGTCCATGTCCCTTCTTTAttcgaagagttggaaaacttggagaaaaaGGGCTTATTCTGCAGAGACAGATTATTCATATCTTCCAGATGTCATTTGGTATTTGACttccatcaaagaactgataagttgaaggaagCCGAATTATCtgccaccaagaaatcGATCGGTACCACCGGTAAAGGAATTGGTCCTACTTATTCCACCAAGGCTTCCAGATCTGGTATTAGAGTCCACCATTTGGTGAGCGAAGAGCCTGGTGCTTGGgatgagttcaaggttAGATACCAACGTTTGGTTGAGTCGCGTTACAAGCGTTACGGGGACTTTGACTATGATGTGGAATCTGAATTAAAGAAGTACGAAGGATACCGTGAATTGTTAAAGCcgtttgtggtggatgCGGTTGACTTTGTTCACAAGGCCATTGCTGACGACAaaaagattttggtggaaggtGCCAACGCATTGATGTTGGATCTTGACTACGGTACTTACCCATACGTGACTTCTTCTGCCACTGGAATTGGTGGTGTGTTGACTGGTTTAGGTGTTCCTCCTAGAACTATCAACAACGTTTATGGGGTGGTAAAGGCCTACACTACCagagttggtgaaggtcCATTTCCAACTGAGCAGTTGAatgaagttggtgaaacCTTGCAAGATGTGGGTGCCGAATTCGGTGTTACTACTGGTAGAAAGAGAAGATGTGGATGGTTAGACTTGGTTGTCTTGAAGTATTCCAATTTAATCAACGGCTACACTGCTTTGAACATCACTAAATTGGACGTGttggacaagttcaaggatATCAAGGTTGGTGTTTCTTACTCGTACAAGGGTAAGACCTTGTCGAGTTTCCCCGAGGATTTGACTCTTTTGGGTAAGGTTGAAGTAGAGTATGTGACTTTACCAGGTTGGGAAACtgatatcaccaaggtCAAGAACTATGATGATTTGCCAGAAAAC
- the NAB3 gene encoding nuclear polyadenylated RNA-binding protein 3 (COG:A; EggNog:ENOG503NVSM): protein MTSEPEDTGSPRPELKPQTEDSSDNGPKPQAAILSEHKQTEMKLMDNDSDDDFIPDVRINPGLAPDSSDEVSDADSEYDPEKSIVSVPKQSPKDANNDEDDDDSAYEPHVDVTCLPSKPPGSPSNDNDFLKKSPEEQQVILHNAYAIIVESEKQKNPGFEGLSLYQQAQIIMPQLENLGISLTTGTRFSDAPDTNFNQVFSFNKPLKDVKGPVPPIPVNELCRRPNITGPMSPEEDEAFTNFIHREKHRIGDDFTIEFPDGSRLFIGNLSTNTLSKQDMFRIFEKYGEIDSIIIKKGYGFVQFKTAEAGSECIKGESNVPLHNKVLRLSVSKPPKARSGSENKAERSPQAKKRKMVPDCQIFTTGKSPKFLVRKVTKGIQNAGMSQLVENVTHRDISEVISEAAYSGIMSTCVVKENKVDVQVFETTPDAGIKFDEYADIDPDVGVEVILEARNKRYANMGTMNSMELNKQTHSDGNSRARRNERRIGQKKAQKGQNQHGGQHYSQYNVHNSYSNPSGHFGNHHNNQYEYGAQYGNQFPPQTANIPYGNQGYQQPIQLNKEQLFQTIQNMDPASMQNMITILQQKQQQQQQQQQQQQQQQQQQHQQQQQQAQYRPPPPVQSVENDNEYTPSVNSGTSDQSQVNSLLSQLQSRDSTGSSTLMETLAKLNQR from the coding sequence ATGACAAGTGAACCCGAGGACACGGGCTCTCCTAGACCCGAACTAAAACCTCAAACGGAAGACTCAAGTGACAATGGACCCAAACCGCAAGCAGCCATATTGTCAGAACACAAGCAGACAGAAATGAAACTAATGGATAATGACCtggatgatgattttaTTCCTGATGTGCGAATAAATCCTGGCCTTGCCCCTGATTCCCTGGATGAAGTAAGTGATGCAGACAGTGAGTATGATCCAGAGAAGTCCATTGTATCCGTACCGAAACAAAGCCCAAAAGATGCCAATAACGATgaggatgacgatgatAGTGCTTACGAGCCTCATGTGGATGTTACCTGTCTACCCTCAAAGCCTCCAGGGCTGCCTTCAAATGACAATGATTTTCTTAAGAAGAGTCCCGAGGAACAACAAGTGATTTTGCACAACGCATACGCCATAATAGTCGAAAGTGAGAAGCAAAAAAACCCTGGGTTCGAGGGTCTTTCTCTATATCAACAAGCACAAATCATCATGCCACAGCTTGAGAATCTTGGAATAAGTTTGACGACTGGAACCCGGTTTTCTGATGCTCCGGACACAAATTTCAATCAAGTgttctccttcaacaagcCGTTAAAGGATGTCAAAGGCCCCGTTCCTCCTATTCCAGTGAATGAATTGTGTCGCCGACCCAACATCACGGGGCCAATGTCTCCAGAGGAAGATGAGGCGTTCACAAATTTCATCCACCGAGAGAAGCACCGGATTGGTGACGACTTCACGATAGAGTTCCCAGATGGACTGAGGCTCTTCATTGGAAATTTATCAACCAACACACTCAGCAAGCAAGACATGTTCAGGATATTTGAAAAGTATGGAGAAATCGACCTGATAATCATAAAGAAGGGATATGGGTTTGTCCAGTTCAAGACGGCTGAAGCTGGCTCTGAGTGTATCAAAGGAGAATCAAACGTTCCTTTGCATAACAAAGTATTGAGACTAAGTGTTTCCAAACCTCCCAAAGCTAGAAGTGGAAGTGAAAACAAAGCTGAAAGGAGCCCCCAAGCAAAAAAGCGAAAAATGGTTCCAGACTGCCAGATCTTTACCACCGGAAAATCTCCCAAGTTTCTTGTTAGAAAAGTCACCAAGGGCATTCAAAATGCTGGAATGTCCCAACTCGTAGAGAATGTCACCCACAGAGATATATCTGAGGTTATAAGTGAAGCTGCTTACTCCGGAATCATGTCAACTTGTGTGGTAAAGGAAAACAAAGTAGATGTTCAGGTCTTTGAAACCACTCCCGATGCAGGCATCAAGTTTGATGAATATGCTGACATTGACCCAGATGTTGGCGTGGAAGTCATCCTAGAAGCTAGGAACAAGAGATATGCAAATATGGGGACCATGAATAGTatggagttgaacaaaCAGACTCATTCAGATGGAAACAGCCGAGCTCGAAGAAATGAAAGACGGATCGGGCAGAAGAAGGCCCAGAAGGGCCAGAACCAACACGGAGGTCAGCATTACAGCCAGTACAATGTACACAATCTGTATAGCAATCCGAGTGGTCATTTTGGAAACCATCATAATAACCAATATGAATATGGTGCTCAATATGGAAACCAGTTTCCTCCCCAAACGGCGAACATTCCTTATGGCAACCAAGGGtatcaacaaccaattCAGCTTAACAAGGAACAGCTCTTCCAAACTATTCAAAACATGGATCCAGCGTCCATGCAAAACATGATCAcgattttgcagcaaaagcagcagcagcaacaacaacaacaacaacaacagcaacaacaacaacagcagcagcatcagcaacagcaacaacaggCACAATACCGCCCACCCCCACCAGTGCAGCTGGTTGAAAATGACAACGAGTACACACCTTCTGTAAACAGTGGAACCAGTGACCAACTGCAGGTAAACTCTCTTTTGTCACAGCTTCAGTCCCGAGACTCTACTGGTAGCTCTACATTAATGGAAACATTAGCCAAGTTGAATCAAAGATAA
- a CDS encoding uncharacterized protein (EggNog:ENOG503PUYB) produces MIARQIPLILKSPINSPVSMAYLWSLSDDKKRLACLYKRFYRLRNLIDHDRRNVSRYKELIRWKFAKENYNTRRSVILGKPEEPISEIFTRIFNTLTFVHNSTVILPENMIDKKAYFYKDTRQNHRIEKQIILTICRMQYVTPNELKYRSDFSWFPEVRKEIEDFPENATKRQMAKSTSNPSYIGFADYQKNLMLLNEMYKLCL; encoded by the coding sequence ATGATTGCTAGGCAAATCCCACTAATATTGAAGTCGCCAATCAACAGCCCGGTCAGTATGGCGTACTTGTGGTCCCTAAGTGATGATAAGAAGCGGCTTGCCTGTCTTTACAAAAGGTTTTACCGTTTGAGAAACCTCATTGACCATGATAGACGCAACGTTAGTCGATACAAAGAATTGATACGATGGAagtttgccaaagaaaactACAATACCAGACGTTCTGTCATCCTTGGAAAACCTGAAGAACCAATTTCTGAGATTTTTACTAGAATCTTTAACACATTGACATTTGTGCATAATTCAACTGTTATATTGCCAGAGAACATGATAGATAAGAAGGCATATTTCTACAAAGATACGCGCCAAAACCATCGAATAGAGAAGCAAATTATACTCACTATTTGTCGGATGCAGTATGTGACCCCAAATGAGTTGAAATACAGGTCTGATTTTAGTTGGTTTCCCGAAGTACGAAAGGAGATCGAAGACTTTCCTGAGAATGCTACCAAAAGGCAAATGGCAAAACTGACATCTAATCCGTCGTATATAGGATTCGCCGATTAtcagaagaacttgatgctTTTGAACGAAATGTATAAGTTATGTTTATAG
- the CDC37 gene encoding hsp90 co-chaperone Cdc37 (BUSCO:EOG09262SMG; EggNog:ENOG503NVWJ; COG:D), translated as MAIDYSKWDKLELSDDSDVEVHPNVDKKSFIKWKQRDIHEKRQQRNQELKSILVQLTMYAKLNERVDSLLEALTPSQISDDAAVTKFLDEKFDKHEKFDYDALLKTKGDTLRKGLKDLTFDPAEFETTPPYNEMVEDLFVQIKEDHADAKDALKLVNYAKEHRARIDDLLSKQSIKLDDLLYQKSLLISSDDYHTGFDRSFLNKDEEERTPETKTVTSVETINSPGVTNTPPKKAEKTEKEVLEELQVMPETTEFSKIPLGDYVKSGAYLVKHPWICTEQQKDALIMTAFDHQLAGDSKAARQVIHQSLLLQYIAQLCGGGPNYNKDATVKAIKLFIGKINDPSVPVRTGFLQDYENTFNHIQNRCELIKQEQSQASDDDGEEGEALIQLRALDEGTELSVDIPPEGTPEYQLFTTELPLEMQEAVKTKSLDEVNKVFAKYKIEDAEQILEIINQCGVIGVSGYIEDEHEFEELQKQYNEQQIQEVEEEADDNADADSSVVHTETPNTEDIVD; from the coding sequence ATGGCAATTGATTATTCCAAATGGGACAAGCTTGAGTTATCGGATGACTCAGACGTTGAAGTTCACCCCAATGTCGACAAGAAGTCCTTCATTAAGTGGAAGCAAAGAGATATTCATGAAAAGCGTCAGCAAAGAAATCAGGAGCTCAAATCGATATTAGTACAATTAACCATGTATGCCAAACTTAACGAGAGGGTTGACTCTCTCTTGGAAGCCTTGACGCCATCGCAAATCAGTGATGATGCTGCAGTCACCAAATTTCTagatgaaaagtttgaCAAGCATGAAAAGTTTGACTACGATGCTTTACTAAAGACCAAGGGAGATACTTTACGTAAAGGGTTGAAGGATTTAACATTTGATCCGGCTGAGTTTGAAACCACTCCACCATACAATGAGATGGTGGAAGACTTGTTTGTTCAAATCAAGGAAGATCATGCGGATGCCAAAGATGCTTTAAAGTTGGTTAACTACGCAAAAGAACACAGAGCCAGAATCGATGATTTGTTGTCCAAACAGAGCATTAAGTTGGACGATTTGTTATACCAAAAGTCCTTGTTAATCAGCAGTGACGACTACCACACTGGCTTTGATCGGtctttcttgaataaagatgaagaagagagaacaccagaaacaaaaaccGTAACTTCTGTGGAGACTATCAACTCTCCAGGCGTGACAAACACACCTCCCAAAAAGGCTGAAAAGACTGAAAAggaggttttggaagagttgCAAGTGATGCCCGAAACAACTgagttttcaaagattcCGTTGGGAGACTACGTAAAGAGTGGTGCGTACTTGGTCAAACATCCATGGATCTGCACTGAGCAACAGAAAGATGCTTTGATCATGACTGCTTTTGACCATCAGCTTGCTGGTGACCTGAAAGCCGCCAGGCAAGTGATTCACCAGTCTCTTCTTTTACAGTACATCGCCCAGTTGTGCGGAGGAGGTCCCAATTACAATAAAGATGCTACTGTAAAAGCCATCAAGCTATTCATAGGTAAAATCAATGATCCATCTGTGCCAGTCAGAACCGGATTTTTACAGGACTACGAAAACACCTTCAATCACATCCAAAACAGATGTGAGCTTATCAAGCAAGAACAGTCCCAAGCCctggatgatgatggagaagaaggagagGCTTTGATTCAATTGAGAGCTTTGGATGAAGGTACAGAACTCTCTGTGGATATCCCTCCTGAAGGCACACCCGAGTATCAACTTTTCACAACCGAATTACCTCTTGAAATGCAAGAGGCCGTCAAAACCAAATCTTTGGACGAAGTCAACAAGGTGTTTGCCAAATATAAGATAGAAGATGCCGAGCAAATCTTGGAAATCATTAACCAGTGTGGAGTCATTGGAGTATCTGGATATATAGAAGATGAGcatgagtttgaagaacttcagAAGCAGTATAACGAACAACAAATCCaggaggtggaagaagaggcGGATGACAATGCTGATGCTGATTCAAGTGTGGTTCATACTGAAACCCCTAACACTGAAGATATTGTAGATTGA